A single Bdellovibrio bacteriovorus DNA region contains:
- a CDS encoding winged helix-turn-helix domain-containing protein, whose amino-acid sequence MTNLPHLLQLAKLQSRNGDMPEARETAAEALHTFARTEQYSFWIESARVYLQSCIELEDIATAEKVMLEALELLASGKLSESLQASAQTLIASWFLAQGKAAESQAYLDSAITKATHSRDLEVLARALLINAFQLSFNPKTFTQALQLLSKIDTLLAEIENPELSLIANNVRGYVYLESQQHDAALNTLWKNYETAKLHGYQTSISSVLGELALVARAQQQHEHYRLYAELALKGLNPQKTPRLYKRILKIYPESERNQKAHYDFEIDEKNRFVRERTKGPIDFKNQHILFDMALMFIKTPGQRYSKEDLAEKIWSQVYDPDLHDNLIYVSIKRLRTLLEPDLESPRYILRDRKGYYFNSQTHVHFKNLEEAPL is encoded by the coding sequence ATGACAAATCTTCCCCACCTTTTACAACTAGCCAAACTGCAGTCCCGCAACGGGGATATGCCAGAGGCTCGTGAAACGGCGGCGGAAGCCTTGCACACATTTGCACGGACAGAACAGTATTCCTTCTGGATTGAAAGCGCGCGTGTTTATCTTCAATCTTGTATTGAACTTGAAGACATCGCCACGGCTGAAAAGGTCATGCTGGAAGCCTTAGAGCTTTTGGCTTCGGGAAAACTTTCTGAGTCTCTTCAAGCCTCTGCACAGACTTTGATTGCATCCTGGTTTTTGGCGCAAGGAAAAGCCGCAGAATCGCAAGCTTACTTGGATTCTGCTATCACCAAGGCCACTCACAGTCGTGATTTGGAAGTTTTGGCCAGAGCCCTTCTCATCAATGCCTTTCAACTGTCGTTCAATCCCAAAACCTTCACGCAGGCACTTCAGCTCTTAAGCAAGATTGATACACTTTTGGCAGAGATCGAAAACCCCGAGCTTTCACTGATTGCAAATAATGTTCGCGGATATGTTTATCTCGAATCTCAACAACATGATGCTGCATTGAACACGCTTTGGAAAAACTATGAAACCGCGAAGCTTCATGGTTATCAGACATCCATTTCTTCGGTCTTGGGTGAACTCGCCTTGGTCGCTCGCGCCCAACAACAACATGAACACTATCGCCTTTATGCTGAACTTGCCTTGAAGGGTTTAAATCCGCAAAAGACGCCGCGCCTTTATAAGCGCATCCTAAAAATCTATCCCGAAAGCGAGCGCAATCAGAAAGCTCACTACGATTTCGAGATCGACGAAAAGAATCGTTTCGTGCGCGAAAGAACCAAAGGCCCGATTGATTTTAAAAATCAGCACATACTTTTTGATATGGCCTTGATGTTCATCAAAACCCCAGGTCAACGCTATTCCAAAGAAGATTTGGCGGAAAAAATCTGGTCGCAAGTTTACGATCCCGATCTGCACGACAATTTGATCTATGTTTCGATCAAACGTTTGCGCACTTTGCTAGAGCCGGATTTAGAAAGTCCGCGCTATATCCTGCGCGATCG
- a CDS encoding 16S rRNA (guanine(527)-N(7))-methyltransferase RsmG, which produces MAHKNKSNYSPYKARQEARGNFSPSNMGRHKKPELIYELNEANDRLADVFRNHGFDMVNHQQRLQLAHFYRLLMLNQEKENFTRLLKLRDVAIKHFIDSIIILKYTKLQFPLLDVGTGPGFPGIPLKIMLPEEKILLGEGVQRRVEFLKHVRSEMKLQNLDILGRNINQHCMYPVNGAITRAVEDIGNTLGNVISCLQTGGRVYFMKGPGVDPEIKAFQDTEWSEYYKLVEDVAYTLPQTPHERRLVVYEKIKNKPLPEEDEGEELLFDELSGDEKRRWAKYT; this is translated from the coding sequence ATGGCGCATAAAAATAAATCGAATTACAGTCCCTATAAAGCCCGTCAAGAAGCCCGCGGAAACTTCTCCCCTTCAAATATGGGTCGTCATAAGAAGCCAGAGCTGATTTATGAGCTCAATGAGGCCAATGATCGCCTGGCCGATGTCTTCCGCAATCATGGTTTTGATATGGTGAACCACCAACAACGCCTGCAGCTAGCGCATTTTTACCGCCTTTTGATGTTAAATCAGGAAAAAGAGAATTTTACTCGCCTGCTGAAACTGCGCGACGTCGCTATTAAACATTTCATCGATAGCATCATCATTCTGAAATACACGAAACTCCAATTCCCGCTTTTGGACGTGGGCACGGGCCCGGGCTTTCCGGGAATTCCTTTAAAAATCATGCTTCCCGAAGAGAAGATTCTTTTAGGAGAAGGCGTTCAGCGCCGAGTGGAGTTTTTAAAGCACGTCCGCTCTGAAATGAAACTGCAAAACCTTGATATCTTGGGTCGCAATATCAACCAACACTGCATGTATCCTGTGAATGGAGCAATTACTCGCGCAGTAGAAGATATCGGTAACACTTTGGGGAACGTGATCAGTTGCCTTCAAACCGGCGGCCGCGTTTATTTCATGAAAGGCCCTGGAGTCGATCCCGAAATCAAAGCCTTTCAAGACACCGAGTGGTCTGAGTATTACAAACTTGTTGAAGACGTCGCCTACACTCTTCCGCAAACGCCTCACGAGCGCCGCTTGGTTGTTTACGAAAAGATTAAAAACAAACCATTACCCGAAGAGGATGAAGGCGAAGAGCTTTTATTTGATGAGCTCTCAGGAGACGAGAAAAGACGCTGGGCCAAATATACTTAA
- the pheS gene encoding phenylalanine--tRNA ligase subunit alpha: MSTTKLDSIKDTALAAFKAAPTSKDLYDLKVQYLGKSGSLTEIMKEMASLPKEEKPLFGKKVNEVKQLLEAAYTEAEDALKKKEISAKMAAEEIDLTLPAASQPKGSAHPVNIVVEEIFTVMARLGYSVRTGPLIEKDYYNFEALNIPADHPARDMQDTFFIDKSHVLRTHTSPIQIHSLETEQLPLRVIGTGPVFRCDSDISHLPNFHQIEALCVDEKVSMADLKGTISFFVREFFGPGLKTRFRPSFFPFTEPSAEVDCSCPICKGKGCSLCKQSGWIEIGGCGLVNPKVFQAAKIEYPKWQGFAFGFGVERMAIIKYGIEDIRLFPENDVRFLRQFVK, translated from the coding sequence ATGTCCACGACCAAACTTGATTCCATCAAAGATACAGCCCTGGCGGCTTTTAAAGCTGCTCCAACATCCAAAGACCTCTACGACCTGAAGGTTCAGTACCTTGGGAAGAGTGGTTCTTTAACAGAGATCATGAAAGAAATGGCCTCTTTGCCGAAAGAGGAAAAGCCTCTGTTTGGTAAAAAGGTGAATGAAGTGAAGCAGCTTCTTGAAGCGGCTTACACGGAAGCTGAAGATGCTCTGAAGAAAAAAGAGATTTCGGCGAAAATGGCGGCTGAAGAAATCGACCTGACATTGCCTGCGGCTTCGCAGCCAAAAGGTTCGGCTCACCCAGTGAATATCGTCGTGGAAGAAATCTTTACGGTGATGGCGCGTTTGGGTTACAGCGTGCGCACAGGTCCATTGATTGAAAAAGATTATTATAACTTTGAAGCTTTGAATATCCCTGCGGATCACCCCGCGCGTGATATGCAAGATACTTTCTTCATCGATAAAAGCCATGTGCTTCGCACGCACACGTCACCGATTCAAATTCACTCTTTGGAAACAGAACAGTTGCCATTGCGTGTGATTGGTACGGGCCCGGTGTTCCGTTGTGACAGCGATATTTCGCATCTTCCAAACTTCCATCAGATTGAAGCTTTGTGTGTGGATGAGAAAGTTTCGATGGCGGATCTTAAAGGCACGATCAGTTTCTTCGTTCGTGAATTTTTTGGTCCTGGATTGAAAACAAGATTCCGTCCTAGTTTCTTCCCTTTCACCGAGCCTTCGGCAGAAGTGGATTGCTCTTGCCCAATTTGTAAAGGCAAAGGTTGCAGTCTTTGTAAACAATCGGGTTGGATTGAAATCGGTGGTTGTGGTCTTGTGAATCCGAAAGTATTCCAAGCCGCGAAAATCGAATATCCAAAATGGCAAGGCTTTGCGTTCGGCTTTGGTGTTGAGCGTATGGCGATTATTAAATACGGCATCGAAGACATTCGTTTATTCCCTGAAAATGATGTGCGTTTCTTAAGGCAGTTTGTAAAATGA
- the pheT gene encoding phenylalanine--tRNA ligase subunit beta produces MKISLKWLQDYVDVTEFFQKPEELGEALTRAGLEVEEITNRAKDFNHVVVGHILEKDKHPNADKLSLCRVSTGEGVVHQIVCGAQNHKAGDRVIVALPGAVLPGNFAIKKSAVRGVDSAGMLCSLKELGLAKESEGIAILPVDAPVGKPYAEYAGYDDITFELKVTPNRADCLSHYGLAREVACLYGKELKVPNTEPKVNSQSTKSEISLDVKAFDLCPRYTGRYLKGLKVGPSPEWLVKRLESVGMNSINNIVDVTNYVMMELGQPLHAFDAAFIAGKKVIVDRATKGEKFITLDGSEITLTGEELTIRDTSHPACLAGVVGGKNSGVTESTTEVFLESAYFLPMSARKTSRTHGIDTDSAYRFSRGVDPDGALRGLNRATALILEVAGGEAFGDHHDFYPNPVKKAPVTISVQTVTDRLGYQAEEHKFVDFMKRLGCQLEQAGVGSYKILPPTFRFDLEQDMDLVEEYARLNGYEHIPESLPVFKTMPSHHDKAFMLNRTTSELMRAEGFQQAVNFAFVGSKAEKAFLGSVETLKAAGLSVSEKEIRIMNPLNEEMDVMRTSLSFGLFKNLNTNFHAGNMQGRLFEIGNSFFMKEDGTYGETSRLALALWGRASNLWNKSLDYPVVFELKAAVEVLLKSLNISAYTWVTPANKAEVPAFLHQGQYAQLLVEGKKVGFIGTLHPVLLDDNKIRVPAALAELDLDQLYKGQPRPYRIQSISKFPVVERDFAFVMPKTLKVGDVLKDIRKAAGSLLVNVDVFDLYEGEKMEAGKKSVAIRLWLQDKNATLQEAQIAETTNKVLESLKKNFDLSVR; encoded by the coding sequence ATGAAGATCAGTTTAAAATGGCTCCAAGATTATGTTGATGTGACCGAATTCTTTCAAAAACCGGAAGAGTTGGGTGAAGCTCTCACTCGCGCGGGTCTTGAGGTGGAAGAAATCACCAATCGCGCGAAAGACTTTAACCACGTGGTTGTAGGTCACATCTTAGAAAAAGATAAACATCCTAATGCGGATAAACTTTCTTTGTGCCGCGTTTCTACAGGTGAGGGTGTTGTTCACCAGATCGTGTGTGGAGCGCAAAATCACAAAGCCGGGGACCGTGTGATCGTGGCTTTGCCGGGAGCTGTGTTGCCTGGTAATTTTGCGATTAAAAAATCAGCAGTTCGTGGTGTGGATTCAGCTGGCATGCTTTGTTCTTTAAAGGAACTTGGTTTAGCGAAAGAATCTGAAGGTATCGCGATTCTGCCTGTGGATGCTCCCGTCGGCAAACCTTATGCAGAATACGCTGGTTATGACGACATCACTTTCGAATTAAAAGTAACACCGAATAGAGCGGACTGCTTAAGCCACTACGGTTTGGCGCGCGAAGTGGCCTGCCTCTATGGTAAAGAATTGAAAGTTCCCAATACAGAACCGAAAGTAAATTCTCAATCTACAAAGAGTGAAATCTCTTTGGATGTGAAGGCTTTTGATTTGTGCCCTCGTTATACCGGCCGTTATCTGAAGGGCTTAAAAGTAGGCCCTTCTCCAGAGTGGTTGGTGAAGCGTCTTGAAAGTGTGGGTATGAACTCTATTAATAACATCGTCGACGTCACAAACTACGTGATGATGGAATTGGGTCAGCCTCTGCATGCCTTTGATGCGGCTTTTATCGCGGGTAAAAAAGTGATTGTGGATCGCGCGACGAAAGGTGAAAAGTTCATCACTCTTGATGGCTCTGAAATCACTTTGACGGGTGAGGAGCTGACTATTCGTGATACGTCTCATCCAGCTTGTCTTGCAGGTGTTGTCGGTGGAAAGAACTCCGGCGTTACTGAATCTACGACTGAAGTTTTCTTGGAATCTGCCTACTTCCTGCCAATGAGTGCTCGTAAAACATCTCGCACTCACGGTATTGACACGGATTCCGCTTACAGATTCTCTCGCGGTGTAGATCCAGATGGTGCGCTTCGTGGATTGAATCGTGCGACAGCTTTGATTTTAGAAGTTGCGGGTGGCGAAGCTTTTGGTGATCACCATGACTTCTATCCAAATCCAGTGAAAAAAGCTCCCGTGACGATCTCTGTACAAACGGTGACGGATCGTTTGGGCTATCAAGCCGAAGAACACAAGTTCGTGGACTTCATGAAGCGCTTGGGTTGTCAGCTTGAACAAGCTGGCGTGGGTTCATATAAAATTCTTCCTCCGACATTCCGTTTTGACCTTGAGCAAGACATGGATTTGGTTGAAGAGTACGCTCGTTTGAATGGTTATGAACACATCCCGGAATCTTTGCCGGTATTTAAGACGATGCCGTCTCATCACGACAAGGCATTTATGCTGAATCGCACGACGAGCGAGTTGATGCGTGCGGAAGGTTTCCAGCAGGCCGTGAACTTTGCCTTTGTAGGCTCTAAAGCTGAAAAGGCTTTCTTAGGTTCTGTAGAAACTTTGAAAGCGGCCGGCTTGTCTGTTTCCGAAAAAGAAATTCGCATCATGAATCCATTGAATGAAGAAATGGATGTGATGAGAACTTCTTTGAGCTTCGGTCTCTTCAAGAATCTGAACACAAACTTCCACGCAGGCAATATGCAAGGTCGTTTGTTTGAGATCGGCAATTCTTTCTTTATGAAAGAAGACGGTACTTACGGCGAAACAAGTCGTTTGGCTTTGGCTCTTTGGGGGCGTGCTTCCAATCTTTGGAATAAGTCTTTGGATTATCCTGTGGTGTTCGAACTTAAAGCAGCGGTTGAAGTGTTGCTGAAGTCTTTGAATATTTCCGCCTACACGTGGGTGACGCCGGCAAATAAAGCAGAAGTGCCTGCATTCCTGCATCAAGGACAATATGCTCAACTTTTGGTTGAAGGTAAAAAAGTGGGTTTCATCGGAACTCTTCATCCCGTTCTTTTGGATGATAATAAGATCCGTGTGCCTGCGGCATTAGCAGAGCTTGATTTAGATCAGCTTTACAAAGGACAACCTCGTCCTTACCGCATCCAAAGTATTTCAAAGTTCCCGGTGGTCGAGCGCGACTTTGCGTTTGTGATGCCGAAGACTTTGAAAGTCGGCGATGTGCTTAAAGATATCCGTAAGGCAGCGGGCTCGTTGCTAGTAAATGTGGATGTCTTTGACTTGTATGAAGGCGAAAAAATGGAGGCGGGTAAGAAATCCGTCGCGATTCGCCTATGGCTTCAAGATAAAAATGCCACACTGCAGGAAGCGCAAATTGCAGAGACGACAAACAAGGTGCTTGAGAGCTTGAAAAAGAATTTTGATCTTTCTGTGAGATAA
- a CDS encoding integration host factor subunit alpha: MTKADIVENVYQKIGFSKKEASELVELCFDTLKDVLQNGDKVKISGFGNFVVRGKNERIGRNPQTGEQIKISARRVLTFRPSQVLKAMLNGEEYAHLKDEDDDDDDDYDDNE, translated from the coding sequence GTGACTAAGGCCGATATCGTCGAGAACGTGTATCAAAAGATCGGTTTCTCGAAAAAAGAAGCTTCCGAGCTTGTTGAGCTTTGCTTCGATACTTTGAAAGACGTTTTGCAAAACGGCGACAAAGTAAAAATCTCTGGTTTTGGTAACTTCGTTGTTCGCGGCAAAAACGAACGTATTGGTCGCAACCCTCAAACAGGGGAGCAGATCAAGATTTCCGCTCGCCGTGTTCTTACGTTCCGTCCTTCGCAAGTTTTAAAAGCGATGTTGAACGGTGAAGAGTACGCTCACTTAAAAGATGAGGACGATGATGATGACGACGACTATGATGACAACGAATAG
- a CDS encoding MerR family transcriptional regulator, whose product MMMTTTMMTTNSEPEQLEMDSSELSLGDSHVDFVEESVATPVTAPISIPAMLCDDKLLEEINAIPDKMGFKIGDVAEILGIKQYVLRYWETEFEILRPKKASNNQRMYTRKDVENALLIRKLLHRDRFSIEGARNAMKELKAHVRKEKDMSQVIHKLENFNETVEDLIMDIRRVRQMFK is encoded by the coding sequence ATGATGATGACGACGACTATGATGACAACGAATAGTGAGCCAGAACAACTCGAAATGGATAGTTCCGAGTTGTCTCTTGGTGATAGCCACGTTGATTTCGTTGAAGAGTCTGTTGCCACTCCGGTGACGGCTCCGATCTCGATTCCTGCCATGCTTTGTGATGACAAGCTTTTGGAAGAGATCAATGCCATCCCTGATAAAATGGGATTCAAAATTGGCGACGTAGCTGAAATCTTAGGTATCAAACAGTATGTTCTTCGTTACTGGGAAACAGAGTTTGAAATCCTGCGCCCTAAAAAAGCCTCTAACAACCAACGTATGTACACTCGTAAAGATGTCGAAAATGCGTTGTTGATCCGTAAACTTTTGCACCGCGATCGCTTCTCGATTGAGGGCGCAAGAAATGCGATGAAAGAGCTTAAAGCTCATGTTCGCAAAGAAAAAGACATGAGCCAGGTGATTCATAAGCTTGAGAACTTCAACGAGACGGTTGAAGACTTGATTATGGATATCCGAAGAGTTCGCCAAATGTTCAAATAG
- a CDS encoding substrate-binding periplasmic protein, with protein MRTLFFIFLLWNVTGHAQEKSLTLGIPYQVKRVSSIIEYQNFVQKALKDAGFEAHIKVTSGKVPYEEMLSEEIDGILYDDLHIKKERKKTVSTSFPLINTRSRFFYLKENPKFRDKNFSSSYLATLKGCVSSANKIIEEEALRQKLNFINSNSPLQSVTAVLEGKADYFIAIEEVGKSAVNSHPEAKNKIVFSDVVFKEVPLYLTFHKKHGKDMPKIERALVKHLRGDLRQYPQISDNLNKDP; from the coding sequence GTGAGGACATTATTTTTTATTTTCTTACTCTGGAACGTCACCGGCCATGCTCAGGAAAAATCACTGACATTGGGAATTCCGTATCAAGTAAAAAGAGTGAGCTCGATCATCGAGTATCAAAACTTCGTGCAAAAGGCTTTGAAGGACGCAGGCTTTGAGGCTCATATCAAAGTCACTTCTGGCAAAGTCCCCTATGAAGAAATGCTGTCTGAAGAGATCGACGGCATTCTTTACGACGACCTTCATATTAAAAAAGAACGCAAAAAAACTGTAAGCACTTCGTTTCCCTTAATAAACACGCGAAGCCGTTTCTTTTATCTAAAAGAAAACCCAAAATTCAGAGATAAGAACTTTTCGAGTAGCTACTTGGCGACTCTGAAAGGCTGTGTTTCTTCCGCCAATAAGATTATCGAAGAAGAAGCTCTTCGCCAAAAACTTAACTTTATAAACTCGAACAGCCCTCTGCAGAGCGTAACGGCAGTTTTAGAAGGTAAAGCCGATTACTTTATCGCGATTGAAGAAGTGGGGAAAAGCGCGGTGAACTCACACCCCGAAGCAAAAAATAAAATCGTTTTCAGCGACGTGGTATTTAAAGAGGTTCCTCTTTATCTCACCTTCCACAAAAAACACGGCAAAGACATGCCAAAAATCGAAAGAGCCTTGGTAAAACATCTGCGCGGCGACCTTCGACAGTATCCACAGATCTCAGACAACCTGAATAAAGACCCTTAA
- a CDS encoding S9 family peptidase: MKNKISIPKAPQKLKNLELHGDVRVDPFFWLREKENPETLKYLNAENAYYESHMKPLASFKDKLFKEMKARIKEDDSSVPAPYGEYLYYTRFKKGKQYSYECRKPKAGGKEQILLDKNMLAKGKKYCDVTSVKVSPEHDLLSYCADFDGSERYTVYFKDLKSGKLLKDTIPNCNGAVAFAEDNETIFYVRLDENLRPYQVYRHKLGSAVEQDELVYHEKDAKQFLGLSKSASHNFIFIGSYGKITSEIWYLDAHNPSLPARCIQARIEGLEYDVDHAGDKFWIRTNLEAQNFKIMTTDLLATGKDHWKEFVPHKPEIFVGEFHLFKNFLVLGERENGLPQVRIFDLQKQKDHTIKFKDAAFNVSITPDNYEYKTENLRLNYSSPITVPTILEYNMRTKATKTLKTKQVKGHKSTNYVCERVWVTGHDGTKIPMVLTYKKGLKKNKTNPTYLYGYGSYGAIIPDSFPERRDIFRLVDRGCVFALAHIRGGGEMGRQWYEDAKFLKKTNTFKDFISCAEYLKEKGYSHPQKLAIAGGSAGGMLMGACMNMRPDLFDVVVAHVPFVDVVNTMLDKDLPLTQTEYKEWGNPEDREYYFYMKSYSPYDNIEEKNYPTLYVTCGLNDPRVTYWEPAKWVAKLRDKKTDDNLIIFKTNMGAGHFGSSGRFDHLYENAEEYAFVLNHFGIKK; encoded by the coding sequence ATGAAAAATAAAATTTCCATTCCAAAGGCGCCTCAGAAGCTAAAAAATCTTGAACTGCACGGAGATGTTCGTGTGGATCCTTTCTTCTGGCTGCGCGAAAAAGAAAATCCTGAAACTCTGAAATACCTGAATGCAGAAAACGCTTATTATGAATCTCATATGAAGCCGCTGGCTTCTTTCAAGGATAAGCTCTTTAAAGAAATGAAAGCGCGAATCAAAGAAGATGATTCTTCTGTTCCGGCACCTTACGGTGAATATCTGTATTACACTCGTTTCAAAAAAGGAAAGCAGTACTCCTATGAGTGCCGAAAGCCTAAGGCCGGTGGTAAAGAACAGATTCTTTTGGATAAGAACATGTTGGCGAAAGGTAAGAAGTACTGCGATGTCACTTCAGTAAAGGTAAGCCCAGAGCATGATCTTCTTTCTTACTGTGCGGACTTCGATGGCTCGGAACGCTACACGGTTTATTTTAAAGACTTAAAGTCGGGGAAACTTCTTAAAGACACCATTCCAAACTGTAACGGAGCGGTGGCTTTTGCTGAAGACAATGAAACTATTTTTTATGTACGTTTGGATGAAAATCTTCGTCCTTACCAAGTGTACCGCCATAAACTTGGAAGCGCCGTTGAACAAGACGAACTTGTGTATCACGAAAAAGATGCCAAGCAATTTTTGGGTCTTAGTAAGTCCGCGTCTCACAACTTTATTTTTATCGGTAGTTACGGAAAGATCACTTCAGAAATTTGGTACTTGGATGCTCATAATCCGAGTTTGCCTGCGCGTTGTATTCAGGCTCGTATCGAAGGTTTGGAATATGACGTCGATCATGCGGGAGACAAATTCTGGATTCGTACTAATCTAGAGGCGCAAAATTTTAAGATTATGACGACGGATCTTTTAGCTACGGGAAAAGATCATTGGAAGGAATTTGTTCCACATAAGCCTGAAATTTTTGTCGGTGAGTTTCATCTGTTTAAAAACTTCCTGGTTCTTGGTGAGCGTGAAAACGGTCTTCCTCAAGTTAGAATTTTTGATTTGCAAAAGCAAAAAGATCACACCATTAAATTCAAGGATGCGGCTTTCAATGTGAGCATTACGCCGGATAATTATGAATATAAAACTGAAAACTTGCGTTTGAATTATTCGTCCCCGATCACGGTGCCGACAATTCTTGAATACAATATGCGTACTAAGGCGACAAAAACCCTTAAGACAAAACAGGTGAAAGGTCATAAGTCGACAAATTATGTGTGCGAGCGCGTGTGGGTGACAGGTCATGACGGAACTAAGATTCCCATGGTACTCACTTACAAAAAAGGTCTTAAGAAAAATAAAACCAATCCCACGTATCTTTATGGATATGGTTCTTATGGAGCGATCATTCCAGACTCCTTTCCGGAAAGACGCGACATCTTCCGTCTAGTCGATCGGGGTTGTGTCTTCGCTCTGGCTCATATTCGTGGAGGCGGCGAGATGGGGCGCCAGTGGTATGAAGATGCCAAGTTCTTGAAGAAAACAAACACGTTCAAAGATTTTATATCTTGTGCGGAGTACTTGAAGGAAAAGGGGTATTCGCATCCTCAGAAACTAGCAATTGCTGGTGGTAGTGCAGGTGGCATGTTGATGGGTGCTTGTATGAATATGCGTCCTGATCTTTTCGATGTCGTGGTAGCTCACGTGCCTTTTGTGGATGTGGTGAATACGATGTTAGATAAAGATCTGCCTTTAACTCAGACCGAGTACAAGGAATGGGGAAACCCCGAGGATCGCGAGTACTACTTCTACATGAAGTCTTATTCTCCGTATGACAATATTGAAGAAAAGAATTATCCGACGCTGTATGTGACTTGCGGTTTGAATGATCCGCGTGTGACTTATTGGGAACCAGCAAAATGGGTTGCCAAACTTCGTGATAAAAAGACCGACGACAATCTGATTATTTTTAAAACCAATATGGGTGCGGGGCACTTCGGAAGTTCTGGGCGCTTCGATCATCTTTATGAAAACGCGGAAGAATACGCGTTCGTCTTAAATCACTTTGGTATTAAGAAGTAA